A region of Sparus aurata chromosome 8, fSpaAur1.1, whole genome shotgun sequence DNA encodes the following proteins:
- the edc3 gene encoding enhancer of mRNA-decapping protein 3, with the protein MAADWLGSLVSINCGPTLGVYQGEVVSVDQSSQTISLRQPFHNGVKCPVPEVTFSAIDIKELKILDIRIGNARNNCSTKVGSAPVAVPKGDPRSVEKLNSPQHCSKSYGERHLDVPGQPKAFRRRHNSWSSSSRGANQVTPKKNGVKNGQMKHRDDECFGDGMDDGLDTDFDFEGNLALFDKAAVFSEIDISERRNGARSRGTPQDQTPSRYRHDENILEAKPIVYRQITVPQPGAKEYCTDSGLVVPSVSYELHKRLLSVAERYGLSLDRRLEMTGVCASQMALTLLGGPNRFTPKNLHQRPTVALLCGPHVQGAQGISCGRHLANHEVEVILFLPNFVKMLDSVTSELTLFNKTGGKQVSSIKDLPDTPVDLIINCLDCHENTFLMDQPWYRAAADWANQNRAPVLSLDPPGSGQGQAVEAKWSLSLCLPLSLAEGAGRVYLCDIGIPRQVFQEVGIKYHSPFGCKFVIPLHSA; encoded by the exons ATGGCTGCAGATTGGTTGGGTAGTTTGGTGTCAATTAACTGTGGGCCAACACTGGGAGTCTATCAAGGAGAGGTGGTGTCTGTGGACCAGTCCAGCCAGACAATCTCCTTAAGACAACCTTTCCATAATGGAGTCAAGTGTCCTGTTCCCGAGGTCACATTCAG tGCCATTGACATAAAGGAATTAAAGATTTTAGATATCAGAATTGGCAATGCTAGGAACAACTGTTCTACAAAAGTGGGCAGTGCCCCAGTTGCAGTCCCAAAGGGTGACCCCAGGTCTGTAGAGAAGCTCAACTCGCCTCAGCACTGCTCTAAAAGCTATGGAGAGCGACATCTGGATGTACCTGGTCAGCCAAAGGCATTCCGTCGAAGACACAACTCCT GGTCATCTAGTAGTCGAGGGGCAAACCAGGTGACGCCAAAAAAGAATGGGGTGAAGAATGGACAGATGAAGCACAGAGATGATGAGTGTTTTGGAGATGGCATGGACGACGGGTTGGACACAGACTTTGATTTTGAAGGAAACTTGGCTCTTTTTGACAAAGCAGCAGTTTTCTCAGAAATTGACATATCAGAGCGCCGTAACGGTGCAAGGTCACGTGGCACACCTCAAGACCAGACGCCCTCACGGTATCGTCATGATGAAAATATCCTGGAGGCCAAACCTATTGTCTACAGACAGATTACTGTCCCACAGCCGGGCGCCAAAGAGTACTGCACTG ACTCTGGCCTTGTTGTTCCCAGTGTATCCTATGAGCTACACAAGCGTCTGTTGTCGGTCGCTGAGCGTTATGGTCTTTCATTGGACCGAAGACTTGAGATGACTGGTGTGTGTGCCAGTCAGATGGCACTTACATTGCTGGGTGGGCCCAACAG ATTCACTCCAAAAAATCTACACCAGCGTCCCACAGTGGCTCTGCTCTGTGGCCCACACGTTCAGGGAGCTCAGGGCATTAGCTGTGGTCGTCACTTGGCCAATCATGAAGTGGAGGTCATCTTGTTTCTGCCAAATTTTGTTAAGATGCTGGACTCAGTCACCAGTGAGCTCACACTCTTTAACAAGACTGGTGGCAAACAGGTGTCAAGTATCAAAG ACCTCCCAGACACCCCAGTCGACCTCATCATCAACTGCCTGGACTGCCACGAGAACACATTCCTGATGGATCAGCCCTGGTACCGAGCAGCCGCAGACTGGGCTAACCAGAACAGGGCACCAGTGCTCAGCCTAGACCCCCCAGGTAGTGGACAGGGGCAGGCAGTGGAGGCCAAGTGGTCCCTTTCTCTTTGCTTACCCCTTTCCCTAGCTGAGGGAGCTGGCAGGGTTTACCTGTGTGACATAGGCATCCCTCGCCAGGTGTTCCAGGAAGTGGGAATCAAGTACCATTCTCCTTTTGGCTGCAAATTTGTCATTCCCTTGCACTCTGCATGA
- the LOC115586066 gene encoding myosin-9 gives MFRPSCTSPFSLTDLDMWDTKSRFTAQTSAWCGMAAVSGTGFMSKVSTSTSGSTGGFRQTDPGLRKWQSLSHLPPEGPTRSFSPSPGAELRASRGASFRQAEVGQWLQGSHEHVDTQLDRLTTRNSQLSYNRATAQLLDMKHKKLSEMMAALEQEKGAAELSQYEKSWQRGELHEKDLQLEKELLQMRSTLDRENGRTPGSLGRTSPMSQEDLNRQERQEVDTELCKLRESLRDAEARAKKQEEERNQALQKLQTSTEKQRALLNQIDVMNQSFTHMKQNHSEVQEQLSEANNKISQACLEKAILSTQVLKLEDDIKELKANQTRPLSDESHLTQDKAGLDQTVLMKEELKALKEVNEKLKSELEMMKQELNTSQSQLQEATAERVINSKQITDLQAECSQLIREKDDVCKMNEGRREELKEIKEKCSQLRESLDVLESEKLNLQDRCLCLEAEVLEKEEKLNLQEEEFQKQDAVRVQSTKELKAVAKHWTEKWQKVALTLQSTQEELEELKKNNSRNERESESLLKVELDTCRQELELERSRSRALLHRYKDTSGAVQTQDQETVTDLSQSSLSWEPPSESTSSQNKPPQVCGQSSEVQRLEQKLAVREKELREKEEALKSLERLREVEINEAQVRISALELKASEKAQEDVRQANVSTTESMTAQLEESRRRADQLRQEKTLAVQKLQSLRQPHPAKDEKPSVEDRKDKPVCPVNLDTEQQRRMVTEQLKSLFKEREGKEAGKVDNRPAAAQTGASSLQDRTTTSKVMRAAADRRSWPHGSGLMPVFEEDEEGCDWIGEEEGHPAEEAQTETNVHNQDQQMSTMSAEISGLKAKNENLLQATLRCEQPDQDCPLTAVTLSEKTPTLDVQQKRAPSLYPDGIFLAELIDICSPDEGEEEGEDK, from the exons ATGTTTAGACCCTCATGCACAAGTCCATTTTCTCTCACGGACCTCGACATGTGGGACACCAAGTCTCGCTTTACAGctcag ACCTCAGCATGGTGTGGTATGGCAGCCGTGTCTGGGACAGGGTTTATGTCCAAAGTTAGCACAAG CACATCTGGGAGCACCGGTGGCTTTAGACAGACGGACCCAGGTCTAAGGAAGTGGCAGTCATTGTCCCATCTGCCACCCGAGGGTCCTACACGATCCTTTTCTCCATCTCCAGGGGCTGAATTAAGGGCGTCTCGAGGTGCAAGCTTCAGACAAGCAGAAGTGGGACAATGGCTGCAGGGTTCTCATGAGCATGTAGACACGCAGCTAGACCGCCTGACGACCAGAAATTCACAGCTGAGCTACAACAGAGCTACAGCACAACTGCTTGACATGAAACACAAA AAGCTGTCAGAAATGATGGCCGCTCTTGAGCAGGAGAAGGGGGCAGCTGAATTATCCCAATATGAAAAGAGCTGGCAGCGTGGAGAGCTTCATGAAAA GGACCTACAGCTGGAGAAGGAGCTGCTGCAAATGAGGTCTACTTTGGACAGAGAGAACGGAAGAACTCCTGGCTCACTTGGCAGAACATCACCAATGAGTCAAGAAGACTTAAACAGACAG GAGCGGCAGGAGGTTGACACAGAGCTGTGCAAGCTGAGGGAGTCTCTGAGAGACGCTGAGGCGAGGGCgaagaaacaagaagaagaacgaAACCAGGCACTCCAGAAGCTGCAGACTTCTACAGAG aagcagagggcgctgttgAATCAAATAGACGTGATGAACCAGAGTTTTACCCACATGAAACAGAATCACTCTGAAGTGCAAGAACAGCTGAGTGAAGCGAACAACAAGATCAGCCAAGCATGCCTG GAAAAAGCCATCCTGTCGACTCAAGTGCTGAAGCTGGAGGATGATATAAAAGAACTGAAGGCTAACCAGACAAGGCCTCTGTCTGACGAAAGTCACCTGACCCAG GACAAAGCCGGGCTGGACCAAACTGTTCTGATGAAGGAAGAATTAAAGGCTCTTAAAGAG GTAAATGAAAAGTTGAAATCTGAGCTTGAAATGATGAAGCAGGAACTGAACACGTCGCAGTCTCAGCTACAGGAGGCAACtgcagagagggtcatcaactCCAAACAGATCACAGATCTGCAGGCAGAATGCTCCCAGCTGATCAGAGAGAAAGACGACGTGTGCAAAATGAATGAAGGTCGACGTGAGGAGCTAAAGGAGATAAAAGAGAAATGCAGCCAGCTCAG ggagtctttGGACGTTTTGGAATCAGAAAAACTGAATTTGCAGGATCGGTGCCTGTGTTTGGAGGCTGAGGTCCTTGAGAAGGAGGAAAAGCTAaacctgcaggaggaagagttTCAGAAACAAGATGCTGTGAGAGTCCAGAGCACCAAGGAGCTGAAAGCTGTGGCAAAGCACTGGACTGAGAAATGGCAAAAGGTGGCTTTGACCCTGCAGTCCACACAGGAGGAGCTAGAGGAGCTCAAAAAGAACAACTCCAGAAATGAA AGAGAGTCTGAGTCACTGCTAAAGGTGGAGCTTGACACTTGCAGAcaagagctggagctggagaggagcaggagtcGGGCGCTGCTTCACAGATACAAAGATACAA GTGGTGCAGTTCAAACACAGGACCAAGAGACAGTTACAGA CTTATCACAATCCTCTTTGTCATGGGAGCCACCGTCAGAGTCCACCAGCAGTCAAAACAAACCCCCTCAG GTGTGTGGGCAGAGCAGTGAGGTTCAGAGGCTGGAGCAAAAACTGGCTGTAAGGGAGAAGGAACTCAGGGAAAA GGAAGAAGCTCTGAAGAGTCTAGAAAGGCTGAGGGAGGTGGAGATAAATGAGGCTCAAGTCAGGATTTCTGCCCTGGAGCTCAAG GCCTCAGAAAAGGCTCAAGAAGATGTCCGCCAAGCAAATGTCTCAACCACAGAATCAATGACAGCACAGCTGGAAG agagcaggaggagggcaGACCAGCTGCGCCAGGAGAAAACACTGGCAGTCCAGAAGCTTCAATCATTGAGGCAGCCTCACCCG GCTAAAGATGAGAAACCATCCGTTGAAGACAGGAAGGATAAACCTGTCTGTCCAGTCAACCTCGACacggagcagcagaggaggatggTCACTGAGCAG TTAAAGAGTCTGTTCAAGGAGCGAGAAGGAAAGGAGGCAGGAAAGGTTGACAAcagaccagcagcagctcagactgGAGCCTCCTCACTACAAGACCGGACCACAACCTCTAAAGTGATGAGG gctgcagcagacaggaggagctgGCCACACGGCTCAGGTTTGATGCCAGTGtttgaagaggatgaggagggctGTGACTGGataggagaggaggagggacatCCAGCAGAGGAGGCTCAGACTGAAACAAATGTCCACAACCAAGACCAACAG ATGTCAACTATGAGTGCAGAAATCAGTGGTCTGAAGGCAAAAAATGAGAATCTGCTTCAAG CCACACTAAGGTGCGAGCAGCCAGACCAGGACTGTCCCCTCACTGCAGTCACACTGTCAGAGAAGACTCCCACTCTTGATGTGCAGCAAAAGAGGGCACCCTCCCTCTATCCTGATGGAATATTTCTGGCTGAGCTCATAGATATCTGTAGCCCTGATGAaggtgaagaggagggagaggacaaATGA
- the LOC115587178 gene encoding tyrosine-protein kinase CSK-like, which yields MTEVKTPWPQGTECVARYNFKGTSEQDLPFNKGDVLTIIVVTKDPNWYKAKNAAGCEGTIPANYVQKREGVKTEGKLSLMPWFHGKITRDQAEQLLHPPETGLYLVRESTNFPGDYTLCVSCDGKVEHYRIIYHNGKLTIDDEMYFENLMQLVEHYTKDADGLCTKLIKPKLEEGTVAAQDEFSRSGWSMNRRDLKLQQVIGKGEFGDVMVGDYRGTKVAVKCIKNDATAQAFIAEASVMTQLRHDNLVQLLGVIVEENGSLFIVTEYMAKGCLVDYLRSRGRTVLGGDALLNFTLDVCEAMEYLEVNNFVHRDLAARNVLVSDDNIAKVSDFGLTKEASSTQDTAKLPVKWTSPEALREKKFSTKSDVWSYGILLWEIYSFGRVPYPRIPLKDVVPRVEKGYKMDCPDGCPEVVYNIMKQCWNLDPAARPSFQMLKEWLQHISQGMGKKQ from the exons ATGACAGAGGTCAAG ACTCCATGGCCACAGGGCACAGAGTGTGTGGCCAGGTACAACTTCAAGGGCACATCAGAACAGGACCTGCCCTTTAACAAAGGAGATGTGTTGACTATTATCGTAGTCACAAAG GATCCAAACTGGTACAAAGCTAAAAATGCTGCAGGTTGCGAGGGAACAATTCCAGCCAACTACGTTCAGAAAAGGGAAGGTGTTAAAACTGAAGGCAAGCTGAGTCTAATGCC ATGGTTTCATGGGAAGATAACGCGGGACCAAGCAGAGCAGCTGCTTCACCCTCCTGAAACCGGCCTGTACTTGGTGCGAGAGAGCACCAACTTCCCCGGTGACTACACCCTGTGTGTGAGCTGTGATGGCAAGGTGGAGCACTACCGTATCATCTACCACAACGGCAAGCTCACAATTGATGATGAGATGTACTTTGAAAACCTCATGCAGCTGGTTGAG CACTACACCAAAGATGCAGACGGCCTGTGCACCAAACTAATAAAGCCAAAGCTGGAGGAGGGGACGGTGGCTGCTCAGGATGAGTTTTCCAGGA GTGGCTGGTCGATGAACAGAAGGGACCTCAAGCTGCAGCAGGTTATTGGAAAAGGAGAGTTTGGAG ATGTCATGGTGGGCGACTACAGAGGGACTAAAGTGGCCGTGAAGTGCATAAAAAATGACGCCACCGCACAGGCCTTTATTGCAGAGGCTTCGGTCATGAC GCAACTACGGCACGATAACCTGGTGCAGCTGCTGGGGGTGATCGTAGAGGAGAACGGGAGTCTGTTTATAGTTACTGAGTACATGGCCAAG gGATGTTTGGTTGACTATTTACGTTCCAGAGGTCGGACAGTACTCGGTGGAGACGCTCTCCTTAACTTTACACT AGACGTCTGTGAAGCCATGGAGTACCTGGAAGTCAATAACTTTGTCCACCGAGACTTGGCAGCCCGCAATGTACTTGTGTCAGACGACAACATAGCCAAAGTGAGTGACTTCGGTCTGACCAAGGAGGCCTCCTCCACTCAGGATACTGCTAAGCTGCCTGTGAAGTGGACATCACCAGAGGCCCTCAGGGAGAAG AAATTTTCAACCAAATCAGACGTTTGGAGCTACGGGATTTTGCTTTGGGAGATTTACTCTTTCGGCCGAGTGCCTTACCCGAGAATT CCATTAAAAGATGTTGTGCCACGGGTGGAGAAGGGATACAAGATGGACTGTCCAGACGGCTGTCCTGAAGTGGTGTATAACATCATGAAACAGTGCTGGAACCTGGATCCTGCTGCTCGACCAAGCTTTCAGATGTTGAAGGAGTGGCTACAACACATCAGCCAAGGGATGGggaaaaaacaatga